The Oscillospiraceae bacterium genome contains a region encoding:
- a CDS encoding competence protein TfoX: protein MGGKKKGDVPMATSEEFARYIGDQLAAAGAVEIKRLFGEYGVWLEGKFVGCICGDQLFIKNTPAGRAFAPGLRLAPPYEGAGDALVVEDPEDAAFAAELLRHTWAALPAPRRKKPTQKK from the coding sequence ATGGGCGGAAAAAAGAAAGGGGATGTGCCTATGGCGACCAGTGAAGAATTTGCCCGTTACATCGGCGATCAGCTGGCGGCAGCGGGAGCGGTGGAGATCAAACGGCTGTTCGGCGAGTACGGCGTCTGGCTGGAGGGCAAGTTTGTGGGCTGCATCTGCGGCGACCAGCTGTTCATCAAAAACACCCCGGCCGGCCGCGCGTTCGCGCCAGGGCTCCGCCTGGCCCCACCCTACGAGGGCGCGGGAGACGCCCTGGTGGTGGAAGACCCCGAGGACGCCGCCTTTGCAGCGGAGCTGCTGCGGCACACCTGGGCAGCCCTGCCGGCGCCCCGCAGAAAAAAGCCCACCCAAAAGAAATAA
- a CDS encoding DeoR family transcriptional regulator — protein sequence MRTDRLLGILTTLLQNGAVTAPQLAEKFEVSRRTITRDIDALGRAGIPLVTTQGKGGGIAIAAGYRLEAALLTQDELQAILAGVKSLDGLLNSDHMAALAEKLGAGRRQVLEADDLFLIDLATYYKDDLAKKMALVQRAAREKHTLRFCYYYAKGENMREVEPYRLVFHWGGWYLYSWCLERQAFRLFKLNRMWELEVTGRGFDPRPVRLEELDFDPGTGGDEVHLVARFQQRAKYRLVEEYGPDCYTEQPNGDLLFQRDFYDPEYMRSWLLGMGDAVTVLEPAWAARQIAERARRILALYPGEEGGDGRKKERGCAYGDQ from the coding sequence TTGCGCACCGACCGGCTTCTGGGCATTCTTACCACTCTGTTGCAGAACGGCGCCGTGACCGCACCCCAGTTGGCGGAAAAATTTGAGGTATCGCGCCGCACCATCACCCGCGATATCGACGCGCTGGGCCGCGCGGGCATCCCCCTGGTGACCACCCAGGGCAAGGGCGGCGGTATCGCCATTGCCGCGGGCTATCGGCTGGAGGCGGCGCTGCTCACGCAGGACGAGCTGCAGGCGATCCTGGCGGGGGTAAAAAGCCTGGACGGACTTTTGAACAGCGACCACATGGCCGCTCTGGCAGAAAAGCTGGGGGCAGGCAGGCGCCAGGTGCTGGAGGCGGACGACCTGTTCCTGATCGACCTGGCCACCTATTACAAGGACGATCTGGCCAAAAAAATGGCGCTGGTGCAGCGCGCCGCCCGGGAAAAGCACACCCTGCGCTTTTGCTATTATTATGCGAAAGGGGAGAACATGCGGGAGGTGGAGCCCTACCGGCTGGTATTTCATTGGGGTGGCTGGTATCTGTACAGCTGGTGCCTGGAACGGCAGGCGTTCCGGCTGTTCAAGCTCAACCGCATGTGGGAGCTGGAGGTCACGGGCCGGGGGTTTGACCCGCGGCCCGTGCGGCTGGAAGAATTGGATTTCGACCCCGGCACGGGCGGGGATGAGGTGCATCTGGTAGCCCGCTTTCAGCAGAGGGCAAAGTATCGCCTTGTGGAAGAATACGGCCCCGACTGTTATACGGAACAGCCAAACGGGGATCTTTTGTTCCAGCGCGACTTCTACGACCCGGAATACATGCGCAGCTGGCTTTTGGGCATGGGGGACGCTGTGACCGTGCTGGAGCCCGCCTGGGCCGCGCGCCAGATCGCAGAGAGGGCGCGCCGGATCCTGGCGCTTTATCCCGGGGAGGAAGGCGGCGATGGGCGGAAAAAAGAAAGGGGATGTGCCTATGGCGACCAGTGA
- the polC gene encoding DNA polymerase III PolC-type, with product MNPLVTELWPQFTADEAFASCFSGVLVERVELLRGSRKVKVSLRSGLPLAAEACRRLCASLAPGFEGFELAVCNYFPFERITPESVQEMVDELREDGLPVNGFLDHARYELQGKTLTVQVPVGKNILESIGFPERLAQRIAERTGTKPEVVLAAQAGAVSAAEWEKRVLEKVPAPRFEEKKAAPAFKIPGLDLTDKPVSVFHGKAFKPGEIQPLKDLGGDSGKVTIWGDVFAVEVKGNFQKSYIISITDYTGSINLKLRSRDGEDFSKWEELKKGTTFVLKGECTYDKYEHDYVVYPYDVLQVERRRREDHAPQKRVELHLHTKLSSMDGFCDPGEVVRMAHRMGHRAVAITDHGVCQGFPEAMLAAESICKSDPDFKLIYGCEAYFVDDMIPVLYGEAEGPLTGSFVVYDTETTGLDPKSEALTEIGAVVVENGQITGTFGTFVNPGKPIPPKIVELTGINDAMVADAPPPDEAIRQFADFAKGRVLIAHNAHNFDMRFMRLAAQRAGFELENAYIDTLPMAQSLYLGLRNYKLDTINDHLEIEPFNHHRAVDDAMALAKIFCKMLEDLNLKGVKRVEQINTGLGGGNKAVIKKKYYHLIILVRNQLGLKNLYKLVSEAHTKYFFKKPRVPRSVLDQCREGLLIGSACEAGELYRAIVDGRSFDELCRIAEYYDFLEVQPLGNNEYMLREHLVDSIEKIQEFNRTVIRLGEALNKPVVATGDVHFQDPEDAVYRAVLQAGNGFKDADNQAPLYYRTTEDMLAQFNYLPPEKAFEIVVANPNKIADMCDGGIRAIPKGTFPPSIEGAEQQLRDATWSTAKKHYGDPLPEIVQTRLQRELDSICGHGFAVLYVIAVKLVAYSNAGGYQVGSRGSVGSSAVAHFSGISEVNSLPPHYLCPHCQYSEFITDGSVADGFDLPDKNCPRCGAKLTVDGHDIPFETFLGFDGDKEPDIDLNFSGEYQSQVHRYTEELFGKEFVFKAGTVSGLQDKTAYGYVKKYLEERGRIVNRAEENRLTLGCTGVKRTTGQHPGGMVVVPDVHEIQDFCPIQHPADDKEKGVLTTHFEFKYLHETLLKLDELGHDVPTMYKYLEEMTGITMEEVPMNDRRVISLLTSPEALGVTPEQIDSETGTFGIPELGTPFVRQMLMEAQPKNFSDLTQISGLSHGTDVWNGNAQDLIKTGTCTISDVIGCRDSIMTYLLHKGLEPKMAFNVMELTRKGKVAKNGFPPGAEEAMKACGVPDWYMESCRKIKYMFPKAHAVAYLIAAIRLMWFKVYHPQAFYATYFTVRGDDIDYEAAVGGAKVAQKHLKEVEARLREEKKAKDEDIQVSLQLVNEMLVRGYEFLPIELGKSHATRYMVEDGKVRLPFAALKGVGEAAAVALENATAKGQEYLSIEELQQASGVSSAVMENLKSVGALGALPDTSQVSFF from the coding sequence TTGAATCCTTTGGTCACGGAGCTTTGGCCCCAGTTCACTGCCGACGAGGCGTTTGCAAGCTGCTTTTCGGGGGTGCTGGTGGAGCGGGTGGAGCTGCTGCGGGGCAGCCGCAAGGTAAAGGTGAGCCTGCGAAGCGGCCTGCCCCTGGCGGCGGAGGCCTGCCGGCGGCTTTGCGCCTCGCTGGCGCCGGGGTTCGAGGGGTTTGAGCTGGCGGTGTGCAACTACTTCCCGTTTGAGCGCATCACCCCTGAGAGCGTGCAGGAGATGGTGGACGAGCTGCGGGAGGACGGCCTGCCGGTCAACGGCTTTTTGGATCATGCCCGGTATGAGCTGCAGGGCAAAACCCTTACCGTGCAGGTGCCGGTGGGCAAAAATATTTTGGAGAGCATTGGGTTTCCCGAACGGCTGGCCCAGCGCATTGCCGAGCGCACCGGCACAAAGCCCGAGGTGGTGCTGGCGGCGCAGGCGGGGGCCGTCAGCGCTGCCGAGTGGGAAAAACGGGTGCTGGAAAAGGTGCCGGCGCCCCGTTTTGAAGAAAAAAAGGCCGCACCGGCCTTTAAGATACCGGGCCTTGACCTGACGGACAAGCCGGTCAGCGTTTTTCACGGCAAGGCCTTCAAGCCCGGCGAGATCCAGCCGCTGAAGGACCTGGGCGGCGACAGCGGAAAGGTGACGATCTGGGGCGACGTATTTGCCGTGGAGGTGAAGGGGAATTTCCAGAAAAGCTACATCATTTCCATCACCGACTATACGGGGTCCATCAATTTAAAGCTCCGCAGCCGGGACGGCGAGGATTTTTCCAAATGGGAGGAGCTGAAAAAGGGCACCACCTTTGTGCTGAAGGGCGAGTGCACCTACGATAAATACGAACACGATTACGTGGTTTACCCCTACGACGTTTTGCAGGTCGAGCGCCGCAGGCGCGAGGATCATGCCCCCCAAAAGCGGGTGGAGCTGCACCTGCACACCAAGCTTTCCAGCATGGACGGCTTTTGTGACCCGGGCGAGGTGGTGCGTATGGCCCACCGTATGGGGCACCGTGCCGTTGCCATCACGGATCACGGCGTATGCCAGGGATTCCCGGAAGCAATGCTGGCGGCTGAGTCCATCTGCAAAAGCGACCCGGACTTCAAGCTGATCTATGGCTGCGAGGCCTATTTTGTGGACGACATGATCCCGGTGCTGTACGGTGAAGCCGAGGGGCCGTTGACCGGTAGTTTTGTGGTATACGACACCGAGACCACGGGCCTTGACCCCAAAAGCGAGGCGCTTACCGAGATCGGCGCGGTGGTGGTGGAGAACGGGCAGATCACCGGGACCTTTGGCACCTTTGTAAACCCCGGCAAACCTATCCCGCCCAAGATCGTGGAACTTACGGGGATCAACGACGCCATGGTGGCGGACGCCCCGCCGCCGGACGAGGCCATTCGCCAGTTTGCGGATTTTGCAAAGGGGCGGGTGCTCATTGCCCACAACGCCCACAATTTTGATATGCGTTTTATGCGTCTGGCAGCCCAGCGGGCGGGCTTTGAACTGGAAAATGCCTACATCGACACCCTGCCCATGGCGCAGAGCCTGTATCTCGGCCTGCGCAATTACAAGCTGGACACCATTAACGATCACCTGGAGATCGAGCCCTTCAACCACCACCGGGCGGTGGACGACGCCATGGCCCTGGCAAAGATCTTCTGCAAAATGCTGGAGGATCTGAATCTGAAAGGGGTCAAGCGGGTGGAACAGATCAACACCGGGCTCGGCGGCGGCAACAAGGCGGTGATCAAAAAGAAATACTACCATCTGATCATTCTGGTGCGCAACCAGCTGGGGCTCAAAAACCTTTATAAGCTGGTGAGCGAGGCCCACACCAAATATTTCTTTAAAAAGCCCCGGGTGCCCCGCAGCGTTCTGGACCAGTGCAGGGAGGGCCTGCTCATTGGTTCCGCCTGTGAAGCGGGTGAACTTTACAGGGCGATTGTGGACGGCCGGAGCTTTGACGAGCTGTGCCGCATTGCCGAGTATTACGACTTTTTGGAAGTGCAGCCCCTGGGCAACAACGAATACATGCTGCGGGAGCACCTGGTGGACTCCATCGAAAAGATCCAGGAGTTCAACCGCACGGTCATCCGCCTGGGCGAGGCGCTGAACAAGCCGGTGGTGGCCACGGGCGACGTGCATTTCCAGGACCCGGAGGACGCAGTCTACCGGGCGGTGCTGCAGGCCGGCAACGGCTTTAAGGACGCCGACAACCAGGCGCCCCTTTATTACCGCACCACCGAGGATATGCTGGCCCAGTTCAATTACCTGCCGCCTGAAAAGGCGTTTGAGATCGTGGTCGCAAACCCCAACAAGATAGCGGATATGTGCGACGGCGGCATCCGCGCCATCCCCAAAGGCACCTTTCCGCCCTCGATCGAGGGGGCGGAACAGCAGCTGCGCGACGCCACCTGGTCCACCGCCAAAAAGCATTACGGCGACCCTTTGCCCGAGATCGTGCAGACCCGGCTGCAGCGCGAGCTGGATTCGATCTGCGGCCACGGCTTTGCGGTGCTGTATGTGATCGCGGTCAAGCTGGTGGCCTATTCCAACGCGGGCGGCTACCAGGTGGGCAGCCGCGGCTCGGTGGGGTCGTCGGCAGTGGCGCACTTTTCCGGCATTTCCGAGGTGAACAGCCTGCCGCCCCACTACCTGTGCCCCCATTGCCAGTACAGCGAATTCATTACCGACGGCAGCGTGGCCGACGGCTTTGACCTGCCGGATAAAAACTGCCCGCGGTGCGGCGCCAAGCTCACGGTGGACGGGCACGACATCCCCTTTGAAACCTTTTTGGGCTTTGACGGCGACAAGGAGCCGGACATTGACCTGAACTTTTCGGGCGAGTATCAGAGCCAGGTGCACCGCTATACCGAGGAGCTGTTCGGCAAGGAGTTTGTGTTCAAGGCGGGCACCGTGTCCGGCCTGCAGGATAAGACCGCCTATGGCTACGTAAAAAAGTATCTGGAAGAGCGGGGCCGCATTGTGAACCGGGCCGAGGAAAACCGCTTGACCCTGGGCTGCACCGGCGTTAAGCGCACCACCGGCCAGCACCCGGGCGGCATGGTGGTGGTGCCGGACGTGCACGAAATACAGGACTTCTGCCCGATCCAGCACCCCGCCGACGACAAGGAAAAGGGCGTGCTCACCACCCATTTTGAATTTAAATACCTGCACGAAACCCTTTTAAAGCTGGACGAGCTGGGGCACGACGTGCCCACCATGTACAAATACCTGGAAGAGATGACCGGCATCACCATGGAAGAGGTGCCCATGAACGACCGCAGGGTCATCAGCCTGCTCACCTCGCCCGAGGCGTTGGGGGTCACCCCCGAACAGATCGACAGCGAGACCGGCACCTTTGGAATTCCGGAGCTGGGCACCCCCTTCGTGCGCCAGATGCTGATGGAAGCGCAGCCGAAAAACTTCAGCGATCTGACCCAGATCTCCGGCCTGTCGCACGGCACCGACGTGTGGAACGGCAACGCCCAGGATCTGATCAAGACCGGCACCTGCACCATTTCGGACGTGATCGGCTGCCGCGACAGCATTATGACCTACCTGCTGCATAAGGGCCTGGAACCCAAAATGGCGTTCAATGTGATGGAGCTGACCCGCAAGGGCAAGGTGGCCAAAAACGGATTTCCACCGGGAGCAGAGGAGGCGATGAAGGCCTGCGGCGTGCCGGATTGGTACATGGAGTCCTGCCGCAAGATAAAATACATGTTCCCCAAGGCGCATGCCGTGGCGTACCTGATCGCGGCAATCCGCCTGATGTGGTTCAAGGTCTACCATCCCCAGGCGTTTTATGCCACGTATTTTACCGTGCGCGGCGACGATATCGACTATGAGGCCGCGGTGGGGGGCGCCAAGGTGGCGCAAAAGCACCTAAAAGAGGTGGAGGCGCGCCTGCGGGAAGAAAAAAAGGCAAAGGACGAGGACATCCAGGTGTCGCTTCAGCTGGTGAATGAAATGCTGGTGCGCGGATACGAGTTTTTGCCCATTGAATTGGGGAAAAGCCACGCCACCCGCTATATGGTGGAGGACGGCAAGGTGCGGCTGCCCTTTGCCGCATTGAAAGGCGTGGGCGAGGCCGCGGCTGTGGCGCTGGAAAATGCCACGGCAAAAGGGCAGGAATATCTTTCCATTGAGGAGCTGCAGCAGGCCAGCGGTGTTTCCAGCGCGGTGATGGAGAACCTGAAAAGCGTGGGCGCGCTGGGCGCCCTGCCGGACACCAGCCAGGTGAGCTTTTTCTAA
- the ispG gene encoding 4-hydroxy-3-methylbut-2-en-1-yl diphosphate synthase (flavodoxin) has translation MRKVKREVKIGTVAIGANHPVAVQTMLNVPVADVAGNVAQAKRVAAAGCQILRASVPTLEDVRLVEAIKSAVEIPFVADIHFNYKIALACVDAGADKIRLNPGNIGADENVRAVARACNAKNIPIRIGVNAGSLEKEILARYGAPVPEALVESALYHVGLLEKHDFNNIVISIKSSNVPTMMAAYRLLSEKCDYPLHVGVTEAGTYRMGLIKSGMGIGGLLLEGIGDTLRVSLTDDPEKEVQAGYDILRAAGHAVGGPEIISCPTCGRTNIAVAQIADEVERRLQGYKKPVKVAVMGCVVNGPGEAREADIGIAGGKDEALLFIRGEKIRMLRGDIVGQLVEEIYKL, from the coding sequence ATGCGCAAAGTAAAGCGGGAAGTAAAAATCGGAACTGTGGCGATCGGCGCAAACCACCCGGTTGCGGTGCAGACCATGCTCAACGTGCCGGTGGCGGATGTTGCCGGTAACGTGGCCCAGGCAAAGCGGGTGGCCGCGGCGGGATGCCAGATCCTGCGGGCCAGCGTGCCCACCCTGGAGGATGTGCGGCTGGTGGAGGCCATTAAAAGCGCGGTGGAGATCCCGTTTGTGGCGGACATCCACTTCAATTATAAAATCGCGCTGGCCTGTGTGGACGCGGGAGCGGATAAGATACGCCTGAACCCCGGCAACATCGGCGCAGACGAAAATGTGCGGGCCGTGGCCCGGGCCTGCAACGCCAAGAATATCCCCATCCGCATTGGGGTGAACGCGGGCAGCCTGGAAAAAGAGATTTTGGCACGGTATGGCGCGCCTGTGCCCGAGGCCCTGGTGGAAAGCGCCCTGTATCACGTGGGGCTTTTGGAAAAGCACGATTTCAACAACATTGTGATCTCCATCAAGTCCAGCAATGTGCCCACCATGATGGCCGCATACCGGCTGCTGAGCGAAAAATGCGATTACCCCCTGCATGTGGGGGTGACCGAGGCGGGCACCTATCGCATGGGGCTGATTAAATCCGGGATGGGCATCGGCGGGCTGCTGCTGGAAGGCATCGGCGACACGCTTCGGGTTTCGCTGACCGACGACCCGGAAAAGGAAGTGCAGGCCGGGTACGATATCCTGCGGGCGGCGGGCCATGCCGTGGGCGGGCCCGAGATCATCAGCTGCCCCACCTGCGGGCGCACCAACATTGCAGTGGCGCAGATTGCAGACGAGGTGGAGCGCCGCCTGCAGGGGTACAAAAAGCCGGTGAAGGTGGCCGTGATGGGCTGCGTGGTAAACGGCCCGGGCGAGGCACGGGAGGCCGACATCGGCATTGCCGGCGGCAAAGACGAGGCGCTGCTCTTTATCCGGGGCGAAAAAATACGCATGCTCCGGGGCGACATTGTGGGCCAGCTGGTCGAAGAAATATATAAATTGTGA
- a CDS encoding RIP metalloprotease RseP has translation MSVLITTIAAILIFGLVVMIHELGHFISAKKAGIQVNEFSIGMGPALFTRVKNGTRYSVRALPIGGYVSMEGEDEELEEQPAEEEAFAGQAPQAEQEKQGLPFPQVKVWKRAVVIAAGAVMNLILGFVVLLVMFSAQDVLVSRTIAMFEEGAPAQAAGLEVGDEIMAINGRRCFVANDIIYELQRSQDYTADFTVKRGGRILQINDVHFDAVQNGETATMNMGFKVYAMEKTVGNVLSQAGNYTLFYGRLVFRSLMDLVTGRVSATELSGPVGIVSAINQAAGMGLSEVLSLLALLTINLGIFNLLPFPALDGGKLVFLLFEGIFRKPLPKKFEIWVNMVGLVFLFGLMLFATFNDLGRLF, from the coding sequence ATGTCAGTTTTGATTACCACCATTGCCGCGATCCTGATTTTTGGACTTGTGGTCATGATCCACGAGCTGGGGCATTTTATCAGTGCCAAAAAGGCGGGCATCCAGGTCAATGAATTTTCCATCGGCATGGGGCCGGCCTTGTTTACCCGCGTGAAAAACGGGACCCGCTACAGCGTGCGCGCGCTGCCCATCGGCGGGTATGTGAGCATGGAGGGCGAAGACGAAGAATTGGAGGAGCAGCCCGCGGAGGAAGAGGCGTTTGCGGGCCAGGCTCCCCAGGCGGAGCAGGAGAAACAGGGCCTGCCGTTCCCCCAGGTGAAAGTGTGGAAGCGCGCCGTTGTGATCGCGGCCGGCGCGGTGATGAACCTTATTCTGGGGTTTGTGGTGCTGCTGGTCATGTTCAGCGCACAGGACGTGCTGGTAAGCCGGACCATCGCCATGTTCGAAGAGGGCGCCCCCGCCCAGGCGGCGGGCCTTGAAGTGGGCGATGAGATTATGGCCATCAACGGCCGGCGCTGCTTTGTAGCCAACGATATTATCTACGAGCTGCAGCGCAGCCAGGATTATACCGCCGACTTTACCGTAAAGCGCGGGGGCAGGATCCTGCAGATCAACGACGTGCATTTTGACGCGGTGCAAAACGGCGAAACCGCCACCATGAACATGGGGTTCAAGGTGTATGCCATGGAAAAAACGGTGGGCAACGTTTTGAGCCAGGCGGGCAATTACACCCTGTTCTATGGGCGGCTGGTATTCCGCTCGCTCATGGATCTTGTGACCGGCCGGGTGAGCGCCACCGAGCTGTCGGGGCCGGTGGGCATTGTGAGTGCCATCAACCAGGCTGCTGGCATGGGCCTTTCCGAGGTGCTGAGCCTGCTGGCGCTGCTCACCATCAATCTGGGCATCTTTAACCTTCTGCCTTTTCCCGCGCTGGACGGGGGCAAGCTGGTGTTTTTGCTGTTTGAGGGCATCTTCCGCAAGCCGCTGCCCAAAAAGTTTGAGATATGGGTCAACATGGTGGGGCTGGTGTTCCTGTTTGGGCTGATGCTGTTCGCCACCTTCAACGACCTGGGCCGTTTGTTCTGA
- the dxr gene encoding 1-deoxy-D-xylulose 5-phosphate reductoisomerase: MTKRITLLGSTGSIGTQSLEVARAQGYKVTGLAAGRNIDLLEAQIAEFRPACVAVADPAACRALQGRLAGMPGAPRVLEGPGGVVELARDEGADVVLNAVVGIAGLGATLAALESGHDVALANKESLVTGGHLVTEACKKHGTRLLPVDSEHSAIFQCLQDAHSAKTLTKILLTASGGPFFGLKREELAHKTPADALKHPNWSMGAKITIDSATLMNKGLELIEAVWLFSLAPEKIQVVVQRQSIIHSMVQFSDNSILAQLGVPDMRIPIQYALTWPERCPGCAPELDFAQLKAITFDVADEETFRCLAACKKAIGKGGLGPCAANGANEEAVRLFLEGKIGFLEIGRMVEAVVDSDRFGGSYSLADVYECDRMARAFVNSHI, from the coding sequence ATGACCAAGCGTATCACACTGCTGGGGTCCACCGGGTCCATTGGAACGCAGAGCCTGGAGGTAGCCCGTGCACAGGGCTATAAGGTCACAGGGCTTGCGGCGGGCCGCAACATCGACCTGCTGGAAGCGCAGATCGCAGAATTCCGCCCCGCCTGTGTGGCCGTGGCCGACCCCGCCGCCTGCAGGGCGCTGCAAGGGCGGCTGGCGGGCATGCCGGGCGCGCCCAGGGTACTGGAAGGCCCCGGGGGCGTGGTGGAGCTGGCCCGGGATGAGGGCGCGGACGTGGTGCTCAACGCGGTTGTGGGCATCGCCGGGCTGGGGGCGACCCTGGCCGCGCTGGAAAGCGGGCACGACGTGGCGCTGGCAAACAAAGAGAGCCTGGTTACCGGGGGCCATTTGGTCACCGAGGCCTGCAAAAAGCACGGCACAAGGCTGCTCCCGGTAGACAGCGAGCACTCGGCCATCTTCCAGTGCCTGCAGGACGCACATTCAGCGAAAACGCTCACCAAAATTTTGCTCACCGCCTCCGGCGGGCCGTTTTTTGGACTGAAAAGGGAAGAACTGGCCCACAAAACGCCCGCCGACGCGCTGAAACATCCCAACTGGAGCATGGGGGCAAAAATCACCATCGACTCGGCCACCCTGATGAACAAGGGGCTGGAGCTGATCGAAGCGGTCTGGCTTTTCAGCCTTGCCCCCGAAAAGATCCAGGTGGTGGTGCAGCGCCAAAGCATCATTCACTCCATGGTTCAGTTCAGCGACAATTCCATTCTGGCGCAGCTGGGCGTGCCGGATATGCGCATCCCCATCCAGTACGCGCTCACCTGGCCCGAGCGCTGCCCGGGCTGTGCGCCCGAGCTGGATTTTGCGCAGCTGAAAGCCATCACCTTTGATGTGGCCGACGAGGAGACCTTCCGTTGCCTCGCGGCCTGCAAAAAGGCGATCGGCAAGGGGGGGCTCGGCCCCTGTGCGGCCAACGGCGCCAACGAAGAGGCTGTGCGGCTGTTTTTGGAGGGGAAGATCGGCTTTTTGGAGATCGGCCGCATGGTGGAGGCCGTGGTGGACAGCGACCGCTTTGGGGGCAGTTATTCCCTGGCCGACGTATACGAGTGCGACCGCATGGCGCGCGCTTTTGTGAACAGCCATATTTGA
- the cdsA gene encoding phosphatidate cytidylyltransferase codes for MKTRIITAAVGLVVLAVVMFFFNTPVFEIVIALITLIAIHEIYTAFDLGKNEKHVYGVFVPYTFLVMFSGYPAIKVVLVPLSFLFMLYLAICVIWHNQTLSAAKLGGMASFSALVLVSFYALVFIKNRLPMDRYGYEAIYLIMLALAFAWGGDSAAYFAGRFFGRHKLAPVVSPHKTVEGAIGGVLGSGLLGVLCTVIARGLTGWTAIEGSHAAAGYLAGELFGYLPIFLLGMVCSVLGILGDLFASAVKRQCSIKDYGAIFPGHGGILDRFDSVLFIAPVMAISVWFATTFL; via the coding sequence TTGAAAACACGTATTATTACCGCCGCCGTGGGCCTTGTGGTGCTGGCTGTAGTGATGTTCTTTTTCAATACGCCCGTGTTTGAGATCGTGATTGCGCTCATCACCCTGATTGCCATCCACGAGATCTATACCGCGTTTGATCTGGGGAAAAACGAAAAGCATGTGTATGGGGTGTTCGTGCCCTATACCTTTTTGGTGATGTTTTCGGGTTACCCGGCCATCAAGGTGGTGCTGGTGCCCCTGAGCTTTTTGTTTATGCTGTATCTGGCGATCTGCGTGATCTGGCACAATCAGACCCTCAGCGCGGCAAAGCTGGGGGGGATGGCGTCCTTCAGCGCGCTGGTGCTGGTGAGCTTTTATGCGCTGGTTTTCATTAAAAACCGGCTGCCGATGGACCGGTACGGTTACGAGGCGATCTACCTGATTATGCTGGCGCTGGCCTTTGCCTGGGGCGGCGATTCCGCGGCCTACTTTGCCGGGCGCTTTTTTGGCAGGCACAAGCTGGCCCCGGTGGTGAGCCCCCACAAAACCGTGGAGGGCGCCATTGGCGGGGTGCTGGGCTCCGGGCTGCTGGGGGTGCTCTGTACCGTGATCGCCCGCGGCCTGACCGGCTGGACGGCAATCGAGGGTTCCCATGCTGCGGCAGGCTACTTGGCGGGCGAGCTGTTTGGCTATCTGCCCATTTTCCTTTTGGGGATGGTATGCTCGGTGCTGGGAATCCTGGGGGACCTGTTCGCCTCGGCGGTAAAGCGGCAGTGCAGCATCAAGGACTATGGCGCTATTTTTCCGGGCCATGGTGGTATTTTGGACAGGTTCGACAGCGTATTGTTTATAGCGCCTGTGATGGCAATCTCGGTTTGGTTTGCCACCACGTTCCTGTGA
- a CDS encoding isoprenyl transferase, which translates to MPDLEEMARGLSIGIIMDGNGRWAKKRGLPRTAGHKKGAEVFQDITRYCNKLGVEAVTFYAFSTENWRRPQDEVNAIMRLFGEYLIKAFDYEKENNRVVFLGDRAPLEAKYQELMREIETKTAHNTGMTLNIAVNYGGRPEIVRAARQLAELVQQGLLQPGDITEERMSDHMYTRGQKDPDFILRPSGEKRLSNFMLWQSAYSELVEMDVLWPDFTRADLDAAIEEFQRRSRRFGGI; encoded by the coding sequence ATGCCGGATCTGGAAGAAATGGCCCGGGGCCTGAGCATCGGCATCATTATGGACGGCAACGGCCGATGGGCCAAAAAGCGCGGTCTGCCGCGCACCGCCGGCCATAAAAAAGGCGCCGAGGTCTTTCAGGACATCACCCGCTATTGCAACAAATTGGGGGTGGAGGCGGTCACCTTTTATGCGTTTTCCACCGAGAATTGGCGCCGCCCCCAGGACGAAGTGAACGCCATTATGCGGCTGTTCGGCGAGTATCTTATCAAGGCGTTTGATTATGAAAAAGAGAACAACCGGGTCGTGTTTTTGGGGGATCGGGCGCCGCTGGAGGCAAAATATCAGGAGCTGATGCGGGAGATCGAAACAAAAACGGCCCATAATACCGGTATGACCCTGAATATCGCGGTAAATTATGGGGGGCGGCCGGAAATCGTGCGTGCGGCGCGGCAGCTGGCCGAGCTGGTGCAGCAGGGGCTTCTGCAGCCCGGCGATATTACAGAAGAACGGATGAGCGACCACATGTACACCCGGGGCCAAAAAGACCCGGATTTCATTCTGCGGCCCAGCGGGGAAAAGCGGCTCTCTAACTTTATGCTTTGGCAGAGCGCTTATTCCGAGCTGGTGGAGATGGACGTGCTTTGGCCGGACTTTACAAGGGCCGACCTGGACGCGGCGATTGAAGAGTTTCAGCGCCGCAGCCGCCGTTTCGGCGGCATTTGA